A window from Megalops cyprinoides isolate fMegCyp1 chromosome 8, fMegCyp1.pri, whole genome shotgun sequence encodes these proteins:
- the LOC118782138 gene encoding importin-7-like — protein MDPNSLIEALRGTMDPNLREAAERQLNEGHTQVNFVSTLLQVTMSEQLDLPIRQAGVIYLKNMVTQYWSEGDVTAGEAHINNIPEEDRRFIRDNIVEAIIHSPERIRVQLTTCIHHMIKHDYPAKWTAIVDKIGFYLQSDNSACWLGILLCLYQLVKNYEYKKPEERSPLVAAMQIFMPMLKDRFIQLLPDHSSDSVLVQKQIFKILYALFQYNLPLELINRQNLTEWMEILKTVVDRDVPQETLQVDEDDRPELPWWKCKKWALHILARLFERYGSPGNTTKEYNEFAELFLKGYAVSAQQVLLKVLYQYKEKQYVAPRVLQQTLNYINQGISHAITWKNLKLHIQGIIQDVVFPLMCYTDSDEELWQEDPYEYIRMKFDVFEDFISPTTAAQTLLFTSCNKRKEVLQKTMGFCYQILTDPTADPRKKDGALHMIGSLAEILLKKKIYKDQMEFMLQNHVFPLFRSELGYMRARACWVLHYFCEVKFKSDQNLQTALELTRLCLINDNEMPVKVEAAIALQVLISNQEKAKEYITPFIRPVMQALLHIVRETENDDLTNVIQKMICEYSEEVTPIAVEMTQHLAMTFNQVIQTGPDEEGSDDKAVTAMGILNTIDTLLSVVEDHKEITQQLEGICLQVIGTVLQQHVLEFYEEILSLAHSLTCQQVSPQMWQLLPLVFEVFQQDGFDYFTDMMPLLHNYVTVDTDTLLSDTKYLEMIYSMCKKVLTGDPGEDPECHAAKLLEVIILQCRGRGIDQVVPLFVAVALERLTREVKTSELRTMCLQVAIAALYYSPPLLLNTLENLRFPNNTEPITNHFITQWLKDIDCFLGLHDRKMCVLGLCALIDLEQRPQAINQVAGQLLPAAVLLFNGLKRAYACRAEHENDEDQDDEEEEDDVENAELGSDEDDIDEEGQEYLEMLAKQAGEDGDDEDWEEDDAEETALEGYTTAVDDEDNFIDEYQIFKAILQNVQTRDPAWYQALTQSLDEEQGKQLQDIGTLADQRRAAHESKMIEKHGGYKFTAPVVPTNFNFGGSAPGLN, from the exons ATGGATCCAAACTCCTTGATCGAAGCCCTGCGGGGAACTATGGACCCGAACTTGCGAGAAGCAGCGGAGAGACAGCTAAATGAG GGGCACACCCAGGTGAACTTTGTGTCCACGCTGCTACAAGTCACTATGTCCGAACAGCTGGACTTGCCCATCAGACAAGCAG GTGTAATCTACCTAAAGAACATGGTGACCCAGTACTGGAGTGAGGGGGATGTCACAGCTGGCGAGGCTCACATCAACAACATCCCAGAGGAGGACCGGCGGTTCATCCGAGACAACATCGTGGAGGCCATCATACATTCACCAGAGCGCATCAG GGTGCAGCTGACCACATGCATCCATCACATGATCAAGCACGACTATCCTGCAAAGTGGACCGCTATTGTGGACAAGATTGGCTTCTACCTGCAGTCCGACAACAGTGCCTGCTGGCTGGGCATCCTGCTCTGCCTCTACCAGCTGGTCAAGAACTATGA GTACAAGAAACCGGAGGAGCGCAGCCCCTTGGTGGCGGCTATGCAGATCTTCATGCCCATGCTGAAGGACCGCTTCATTCAACTACTCCCTGACCATTCCAGCGACTCTGTACTGGTCCAGAAGCAGATCTTCAAAATCCTCTACGCACTCTTCCAG TACAATCTGCCGCTAGAGCTGATTAATCGGCAGAACCTGACAGAGTGGATGGAGATCCTAAAGACGGTGGTGGACAGGGATGTGCCCCAG GAGACGCTTCAGGTAGATGAGGATGACCGGCCTGAACTGCCCTGGTGGAAGTGTAAGAAATGGGCTCTTCACATTCTGGCGCGGCTCTTTGAAAG gTACGGCAGCCCAGGCAACACCACCAAAGAGTACAACGAATTTGCTGAGCTCTTCCTCAAGGGCTATGCTGTTTCTGCCCAACAG GTGCTGCTAAAGGTGTTGTATCAGTACAAAGAGAAGCAATATGTAGCTCCCAGAGTCCTGCAGCAGACTCTGAACTACATAAACCAGGGAATTAGCCATGCCATCACCTGGAAGAACCTCAAGCTGCACATCCAG GGTATCATTCAGGATGTGGTCTTCCCCCTCATGTGCTACACAGATAGCGACGAGGAGCTGTGGCAGGAAGACCCATACGAATATATCCGCATGAAGTTTG ATGTGTTTGAGGACTTCATCTCCCCCACCACTGCTGCTCAGACCCTGCTCTTCACATCCTGCAACAAAAGGAAAGAG gTATTGCAGAAGACCATGGGCTTCTGCTATCAGATCCTCACAGACCCCACTGCTGACCCCCGTAAGAAGGACGGTGCACTCCACATGATCGGGTCATTGGCAGAAATCTTACTCAAG AAAAAGATTTACAAAGACCAGATGGAGTTTATGTTGCAGAACCATGTCTTCCCGCTCTTCCGCAGTGAGCTGGGCTACATGAGAGCGAGG GCCTGCTGGGTCCTGCACTACTTCTGCGAGGTCAAGTTCAAGAGCGACCAGAACCTGCAGACGGCACTGGAGCTGACCCGGCTCTGCCTGATCAACGACAACGAGATGCCCGTCAAGGTGGAGGCCGCCATTGCCCTGCAGGTGCTCATCAGCAACCAGGAGAAAG CCAAGGAGTACATTACACCATTCATCCGCCCGGTGATGCAGGCGCTCCTCCACATCGTGCGGGAGACAGAGAATGATGACCTCACCAATGTCATCCAGAAGATGATCTGCGAGTATAGCGAGGAGGTCACGCCCATTGCTGTGGAGATGACCCAGCACTTA GCTATGACCTTTAACCAGGTGATCCAGACAGGCCCCGATGAGGAGGGGAGCGATGACAAGGCAGTGACGGCCATGGGCATCCTCAATACCATCGACACCTTGCTCAGTGTTGTGGAGGACCACAAAGAG ATCACCCAGCAGCTGGAGGGCATTTGTCTCCAGGTGATAGGAACCGTTCTGCAGCAGCACGTATTGG AGTTCTATGAGGAGATCCTGTCTCTGGCCCACAGTCTCACGTGTCAGCAGGTGTCCCCACAGATGTGGCAGCTCCTCCCACTGGTCTTTgaggtcttccagcaggacGGCTTTGATTACTTCACGG ACATGATGCCTCTTCTGCACAACTACGTTACAGTCGACACGGATACGCTCTTGTCTGACACTAAATACCTTGAAATGATCTACAGCATGTGTAAGAAG GTCTTGACAGGGGATCCAGGGGAGGACCCAGAGTGCCACGCAGCTAAGTTATTGGAAGTTATCATCCTGCAGTGCAGAGGGCGGGGCATAGATCAG gtCGTGCCCTTGTTTGTGGCAGTGGCTCTGGAGCGGCTGACGCGGGAGGTGAAGACCAGCGAGCTGAGGACCATGTGCCTGCAGGTGGCCATCGCCGCCCTGTACTACAGCCCACCGCTGCTGCTCAACACGCTGGAGAATCTGCGCTTTCCCAACAACACAGAGCCCATCACCAACCACTTCATCACGCAGTGGCTCAAGGACATTGACTGCTTCCTTGG GCTTCATGATAGGAAGATGTGTGTGCTTGGCCTGTGTGCCCTCATTGACCTGGAACAGAGGCCACAGGCCATAAACCAGGTAGCTGGCCAGCTTCTACCTGCAGCAGTCCTGCTCTTCAATGGGCTGAAGAGGGCATATGCCTGCCGGGCAGAGCATGAGAATGATGAAGACCAAgatgatgaggaagaagaggatgatGTGGAGAATG CTGAGTTGGGGAGCGATGAGGACGACATAGACGAGGAGGGCCAGGAGTACCTGGAGATGTTGGCGAAGCAGGCAGGTGAGGACGGGGATGATGAGGACTGGGAAGAGGATGACGCAGAAGAGACGGCCTTGGAGGGTTACACCACCGCTGTAGACGATGAGGACAACTTTATCGATGAGTACCAGATCTTCAAGGCCATTCTGCAAA ATGTCCAGACACGAGACCCAGCATGGTACCAGGCGCTCACGCAAAGTTTAGATGAGGAACAAGGAAAGCAGCTTCAGGACATTGGCACACTAGCAGACCAGAGACGGGCTGCACACG AGTCAAAGATGATCGAGAAGCATGGTGGATACAAGTTCACAGCTCCAGTGGTGCCAACCAACTTCAATTTTGGAGGCAGTGCTCCAGGACTGAATTGA